TCTGGGGGAAACTACAGAGAAAGGCTGCTGGATGAGTAATTGGGGGCGGGAGAGCTGACAGCCCAGCACCCCCTGAGCCAAATGCCATTGTTCTTACTCAGGGCTAAAGCTTTGCACTTGATCTATTTCCAAGTTAGAAAGTTTGctccttctcttctgaaaatctgaattgCTCCCTCGTGTCACGATCCAGGCACTGGTCCCCGGCTGCCTTGTATCCCTCCACTCCGACTGACCTGCTCGCAGACCTCAATGACTTACAAGGTGCTGAGAACTCAGGATCAGTGGTTGGTCTCGGTGGTCACAGACCAAACCCGATAAAGCTAAGCCACAGCCAAGTCGCACACGTGCCTCCCGCTGCCGGGGGCCCAAGCAGGACGTTCTCGGAGGTGCAGGCTGGTGCCCAAGGAGGCCTGGATGAAGGAGGAGCTCGGCCTTGTGATGGAGGGAGCGTGTTGGAGAACACCAGGGTACCTGGGCGTGCGCTCTGGGACTGTAATAACTTTCTAGGGGAGAGAAAGGCTCTCCCAGTTAATTATTGTCACCACTGTGGATTTCCCATCCGAATTTCTGGACGCCTGGTCCCCTGCCAGCATATCTTCTGCTGTGACTGTGCCTTGCTGCATgggcagaagggagaaaagagatgTCCCAGCTGTAAGGAACCTGTGCAGCACGTGAATCTTTATTTACCCGATGCTCTCCAGGCGTAGCAGCATCTCAGGAGCCCCACCTGCCGTCAGCCTCCGGTCTCAGGAGGGGATTCCTCACCAAGTACCAGTGCAATATGAGCCGTTCTGCCCCTGGATGTGGGAGCTCACTTGAGAATGCTCCTCCTGACGGAGACGTGAGAATCAAAGCTGTAATAGCCTTGTCCCTCACCTCTTACATGACCAAGGAGAGGCCGATGCTGAAGGAGGTCTGCTCCAGAACGAGAAATGCAAGCTGCCTCCTCCACCGTCCGCCCAGGGCCAGCCTGCCAGCCCCTAACACCAGAGCAGCCCGAGCTGTCGAGGCTGTAGGAAGGATGTGCAGGGACACGGCACGAAGGCGATGAAGTTGGACTGCCTGCCTGCTGTCTCGTCGGCTGCCAGAcctctccttttccatttaACGGTCCTTGCATGGTTACAGGAAGCCTTTTTTGTTCCCTCCAGACAGCAGCTTTGACTTTAGGATCTTGTTTTCAGATCTGATACAAGGAGACGCTACTACAGCTgttgccctgccctgcccttaAGGAGTGACCGGCTTAAAGACAACTGGTTTTTAACAGTGACTGAAGGCAGCGTACCATATCAGTGTCCCTGCTGTCCCAAGGGATACTGTTGGGTTAAAACCACTTTAGTTTTAGATTATTAAAACTGCGAGAATGGTTTCTTCACTCTCGTGTTTTGTTTACTCTGAGGAAGGTCTAGTTCTCTTCCCTCTCTAGTCCCACCTTCAAGTTCTTCTACAGTGGCAGGGAGCCACTGTCAGCTATTTCTGACTCTTTAAAGCCTGTTGAtggaagctttttttctcttcctcttgaATTTTGAAATGTGTGTTAACACCTTGCTTTTGAGGCAGACGTTTGCAGATAGTCACCCCCTCTTGCTCTCACTGTCTCCTCCTTTTCTGCCCTGATAACTGTGTTCTTCCACCTGTGGGAAAACCAGTGGctggtttggggtggttttctGTTTAATCGGTATAAATGGATCAAAAACCTCCATGGTGTTTGCTTGGAACACGAAGGTAGTGTCTTCCAGGTGCCGCCCACCTTCCTGATGTGGTGCATCGGGCTGCAGAGGTGTTCGGGAGCCCCTCGTAGCCCTTTTGTCAGTGATGCTGTTACATTCCTTTGTGCAGTCACCTCTTGGTAAGGACAAGAGAGTCCACTGTACTCCTTGTTCCTCCCACTGCTCAGTACTGTTGCGCTGATTGAGCCTCTGTAAActcttgtttctgctgttgcagGGGTTTCTTCAAGTAGTGGTTTGTCCGGCTTCCTGAAATAAAGGCCTTGGACGTCCTCCTTACACTCCCTCTCACCCTTATCCCTTACTTCCAAATAAATAGCAGTATGTCAGAAGTTGCTTTTAGACGTAGGCGAGTTCTGGCATTTGGTTGGGGTTGTTGTGGGATCCTGCAGCACCAATAGTCAGAAATGGGTTGATTTTCACACTcgttaggaaaaaaatctgctctgtTTCTCTTGGACGGCACACTGTTGCCAACTTCCAGGGGGGAGTGTTATTCGGCCTGTCCTGTCTGTCTAAATCCTGCCGTTGCGTGAACGTGTACATCTTGCAGATGGCCTCCCTTCTTCCCTCGCGCAGGTGCACCGACAGTCAGCTGGCCCAGTCGAGGAAGCAAGTGGCCAAGAAAAGCACATCCTTCCGTCCTGGCTCCGTGGGTTCCGGGCAGTCATCGCCTTCTTCACCTGTCCTAAGCGATGCACCTCCATCGGGACGGCTGAGCGCGGCCCCCGCAGCATCGGTAGGCAGAGCTGCTTCACGCTTCCTACAAATCCCTGCGTGCGTGCGAGAGGTCGGGATTAGCACGGGTTTATTTTGTGACCGATTGACACCTTCACTCACCAGCTCGTCCAGTCCTGAGCGTTCGCCTTCCTCTTACCTTGTTCTCCCTCCCAGACAACTGTTCCTGACGTTTTGTCATTGGCCTGAGCTCGGGTGGCTCTGTGGCAGTCGCTGcgcagcacagaagctgctGGTGTGTGTGCTGAGACCACATCCAACTTGTGCTTGGTTTTGCTTCCCTAGTTCTGATTGGGGGgtggatttttctgttctctgctgctggtAATGCTCCCTTTGTGGGCTGCCCAGCCTCGCCCCTCGGGGATGCTGGGGTTTGTGCCTATTTGGACTAAGCAGCGAAGCAGCGTGTCTCAGAGCAGCTGTTTTGATAGGAATTAAGTTGTGTCTCAACCAAAATCCCTCTGCAGTTGGAGGAGAAAGCGCTGCTCTTCCGTAAGCCGCGGCTGTTCAGTGTGTCCCTTTCCCCCTAACAGGCTCGCCAGCGGCCAGGCAGGCGGTGGCGCAGCGCAGGCCTTCCATGGCATGATGGACCGCGTGCCCAACGAGCCCTCTTACCGAGCCCCGCTGGAGAAACTCTTCTACCTGCCGCACGTCTGCAGCTACACCTGCCTGTCCCGCGTCCGTCCCATCCGCAGCGATCAGTACCGCAGCAAGAACCCCCTGCTCATCCCGCTGCTCTACGACTTCCGACGGATGACAGCCCGCCGACGGGTTAACCGCAAGATGGGCTTCCACGTCCTCTACAAGACACCCTGTGGGCTGTGCCTGAGGACCATGCAGGAGATCGAGCGCTACCTTTTCGAGACAGACTGCGACTTCCTTTTCCTGGAGATGTTCTGCCTGGATCCCTACGTGCTGGTGGATCGCAAGTTCCAGCCCTACAAGCCCTACTACTACATCGCAGACATTACCAAGGGTAAGGAGGACGTGCCGCTGTCCTGTGTCAACGAGATCGATAACACCCCGCCTCCCCAAGTGGCCTACAGCAAGGAGCGCATCCCCGGCAAAGGGGTTTACATCAACACCAGCTGGGAATTCCTCGTGGGCTGCGACTGCAAGGACGGCTGCAGGGACAAGTAGGTGAACTCCTCTGTGTCACTGCACCTGGAGGGTGGTGGGCGGCCCAGGGGGAATCTGCTCTGGTCACTTGTAAGTTTGACTCCAAGTCAGGCCCTGTCTCTGCACATAGACATGCAAAAAGatgcgattttttttttttttttttctccttgctgtaAAACCGGTGTGTAAAACTAACTTCTGGTGCACAGGTgggtttttctctgtgtgtctctctAGATCGAAATGTGCCTGTCACCAGCTGACAGTCCAGGCGACTGGCTGTACCCCAGGTGGGCAGATCAACCCCAACGCAGGATACCAGCACAAAAGGCTGGAAGAATGCCTCCCGACAGGGTAAGCAGAGCTGCGTCTTCTCCTTCCCTCACAAATACCAGCGTCGGAAACTTGGCGCTGTGAGAGAGGCGGTATTTCCCGGAGCCAAGTGCAGATACTGAGCTCTTGATCCATCTGGTCCTGCGTGGCCTGGGACGCCCGTGCATTACCCTCGCACCTGGCAGCTCCGCTCTCCCTCCTGCGCTGAGCTTGCAGTCGCTGCTGCAAGTCCCTTTGCATCGTGACTGGTACTCCGCCGAGCCTTGGGATACTGCTTTATCGAGGAAGATCTCActgttctccttttctttcagagtttACGAGTGTAACAAGAGGTGCAAGTGCAACGTTAACATGTGCACCAACCGCCTGGTCCAGCACGGGCTCCAAGTCCGACTGCAGTTATTCAAGACGCAGAACAAAGGCTGGGGCATTCGCTGCCTTGATGACATTGCTAAAGGCTCCTTCGTCTGCATCTACGCAGGTAGGAGCTCGCCCTGCTGAACAGGCAGGTAGGAGCCTCTCCTTTTTGAAACAGGTGCTGTGAATGCAAAGCCTTTGTCGAGCCACCATGCTTCCCGGCGGTCACAGGCGTTCAGATAGGAACCTGCTTGCTTTTGGTTCAGGACAGGGGGCATAAGTAGCTGAAAAGAGCCGGTTGTGTCAGGCCTGAGAGCTAGGCTTTGTTTATCGCAAAAACAAGGTGCTGCAGTGCCAGCGTGGCTGCAGTGCCAGCGTCAAGAGAAGCGCTCGGATCCCCAGAGCTGTTTCTGCACGCTGAGGGTGGATGAACACATACCTGCTTCCTGTTTACATCAAACCAGTTGCTGGAACGTCGGCACAAACcaataaaatgcagaagttgCGCAGCTTGGTTGCGTTAACTCCGAAATGAAACTAACCGCAGGCATTGCCTGAGTTCTGGCGCTCTGGTTTCTTGCCCTTAATATTGCCCCTGCGCTACACCGTCACCTCCAGCCCTTCCGAGGCAAAGGCGGTCGCCCCGTTCGAACGCCTGGTTGGAAGTTTCCATCTTGGAAGCCTGGATGTTAGCAGGGGCCCGCTGCAGGTTTATGTTACCTTGGGTGTCAGGGAAATACGTTGTCCTTTCCCAGCCCAGCTTTGGGATAAGGTGGTGTCGGTCCTGTTTGCTCCTCAGCGAGTCTTTGGGGAGGGTAAAACCTGTGGGGTGGTAGGAATGTCATCCCTGGGAAACTCACACTTAGGTTTCCTATTCCCCACCTCCAGGGAAAATCCTCACAGATGACTTTGCCGACAAAGAGGGGTTAGAGATGGGTGACGAATATTTTGCGAACCTGGATCACATTGAGAGCGTGGAGAACTTCAAGGAGGGCTACGAGAGCGATGCAAAGTGCTCTTCTGACAGCAGCGGGGTGGACCTCaaggatgaagaggaggaaaacacagGCACCGAGGAGCAGGAGGAGTCCAACGAGGACAGCTCTGATGACAACTTCTGCAAGGATGAGGACTTCAGTACCAGCTCGGTGTGGCGCAGCTATGCCACGCGACGGCAGACCCGGGGCCAGAAGGAGAACGGGCTGTCGGAGACAGCCTCCAAGGACTCGGGGCTCACCCGGCAAATCAGCCACGACGAGACGGCAGTGGCCGCCTCCTGTAAGCTGCCGATATCGGAGGAGACCTCCAAGAACAAAGTGGCCTCATGGCTGAGCTCCAACAGCATGTCTGACACCTTCCAGGACAACGACAGCACCTCCTCCTTCAAGATGAGCGAAGGCGGCGAGGCCAAGGTCAGCAAAACGGAGCTCCCGGGTGAGCGAGAGAaaacctgtgctgctgccccgGGCGAGCTGGATGGAGAGTCAAAGGCACCGAAGAAAGATGtaagggagggctgggggggctgcgggacggggaggggggcacCGCGCCCGGCTTGGGGGCACGGCTGAGGAAACGGAGACACAGAGATGTCCTCGGCTGTGCTCTTGCTCAAATGGCTTCTCTACCCCTACAACACAACTGGGTGGACTGTGGTGCTGTTCGGTGTCCCCTCGCCCTGTGTTCGTGGCCTTTTGcccaccggggggggggggcgggggcagggaggtgcttttccccttcctgggGGAAGTTGTGACACAGGAGGCCACAACGAAGTGGCTCGGCATGAGCTGAGCCGAACATCCCTCCTGCCCCGGGCACGACGTGCCCGTGCAGCCCTgggtgggggagctgggggggcagcaggtCTCTGTCCGcctcctgctctggagagggCTTGGAGCCCcctgggggggggctgtgtgCAGGGTGGGAGCCCCGCGGTTGTAACTTGGCCCTTCTGGAGCACCCCCTGGACTGGGCGTGAGGCCGAGCGGTGGGGACAGCCGGCTCCTCGCGCCTGGGCTGGGGTTTGGGGAGCATTTCTGCAGAAGGGCTGAAGAAAGCTCCGCAAGGGAAAGATTTTAATCTTCTGTACTTCTCCACTCTGCAGGAACCTGAAGACTCAAGCAAAATTCTTGGGTAAGATTccttaaattgtattttcctgctttttgtttccaaatatCACGCTGAATGAATTGCTGTAACTCTGGGGCTGCCCCTGAACAACTCTACTAGTGCCGCTGCCAGAGTAAGCGGGgaggttggggggtgggggttgggcTGTGCCCCGGGAAATTAAACGCTTGGTGACGGCAGTCGTGTCCGGCTCTCgccttccctcagctgctccgTCTGTgcctggggacacccccccgGAGCTGCAGGCGTGACCCGCTCTCCTCCTCGCCCCGCAGGCTGAGCGACGTGGGAAGGATGTACGGCTACAACCCCAGCCCTCCCAAACTGGAAGGGGTCCGGAGGCCGATGAGCAAGACggccctgctgcagagcaggcgGCATTCCCTCAccccgcagcccaccacagacgtAAGCGGTGATCCTTCGGGCTGGGAGGcgcagggctggctctgcctcGGCTCCCGCCGGGTTTGATGAGGACCTTGGACCGTGCTTTGGGTTGTTCCTATGCCACCGTTGCTCCCAGTTGAGCACCGGTGGTTCGGAGTTGGGATTTCCTGGGGACAGTTGATTTCCTTCAGACAGTGGGGCCCTTCACGGTTCCGAAAGCCCAAGAAGAGAGGACAGCACGGCCTTTGGGCCGTGACCGAACGGGGTGCAGCGTGCCTAGCACGCCAGGGAGCCGTTGCTTGGCAGAGCCAGGTCTAGGAAGCCATCCTGGGGGGGGGACCAGCTTTAGGTTTTGGGGTCTTCTCCTTTCCGTGCAAAACCCAGAGCACCTAACGGTGCAGGCTCGAGTTTCCCGCAGCCTGGGTGCCCCCTGAAACCTCGCTGCCCTCTCAGCCACCGGCCTGTGCGGTGGTTTCTGCCCCGTTCAGCTCCGAGCCAGCTCCAAAGGGCTTCCAAGAGCACAGAGGTCCTCTGCTCGGAGAGAGCACGGAACCGTGGGGGACGAGGGAGCCCTGAACGTCGCTTGGGAAGGAAGCGGGAGAGCGACGCTCCCGCCTGGCGCAGGCTGCGCTCGGAGCTGTTCCTGCCTTTCCACAGGACGTGCTGACCCTGTCCAGCAGCACCGACAGCGACGGGGAGAacgggcgggcggcggcggggcaggcccAGGGCACCACCAACGACAGCGACGACATCCAGACCATTTCCTCGGGCTccgaggaggaggaaggggatgaCAAGAAAAACCCCTCGTCTGGCTCAGGTGCGGACAGCTGCTGGGGTCGGAAGGGATGGGGGGACAGCGAGAAATTTTGGCCAGAAACCACCGGGAAGGGCTCGTGAGGACACACCAGCTGTGAGCGTGTTGCATCCCGCTCCACACACCTCCGAGTTTTGCCTGAGGATTGAAGTCTGAAGGTTCCCCGTGTGTTGTTTGAGATATAACTGCAAACTCCTGGTCCTCAAGGACTAGATATTTCTGGAcatcttcagaaaaagcaactgTGGGGCTTATGAGGGTGGGtctccaggctgtgctgggccgaGCGGAGCTGGGAGCTTCCCAGGAGCCACCCCGGGGGTGGTATTTTAGGTCTGAGCTGCATCCCTCAGGCGCTCGCTACCCCCCGTGTGAAAGAGGGGAGCCAGCAGCGCTACCGTGGGGCTCCTCTTCTGGAGGACGAGAGAGAACGGGGTGGCGTTGGCTCCTCTCTTGCAGCAGGTCCCGTGAAGAGGCAGGTGGCGGTGAAATCCACCCGGGGCTTCGCCCTGAAATCGACTCACGGCATCGCCATCAAGTCCACCAACATGGCAGCAGCCGACAAGGGCGAGAGCGCGCCCGTCCATAAAACCACTCGCCAGTTCTACGACGGAGAGGAGTCCTGCTACATCATCGATGCCAAGCTGGAGGGCAACCTGGGCCGGTACCTCAACGTGAGTCACTGCCCCGGCAGCGGGCGAAAGGGAGCGTCCCCcggcagctgggaagggaaggggacaTCTTCGGGGTGACTTGGCCTTTCAGGGGGCCTGTTCCTCCCCAAGACTAgataaatacagtaaaaaaagtgggaaaagagCAAGATTAGGATGATCCatgcccctcccccccgcccctaACGTGAGTGAAACgaggcagctgctccagccccgtGACACGTGGTGAGCAGGATGGCCAAGTCAGTCCTTCCAGCGCCGTTACCTTTGCAAGCGTGGATCCTGTGACTCATCCCTGGCGGcgcaggcaggggagggagcgTGGCCTGTTTCA
Above is a window of Falco biarmicus isolate bFalBia1 chromosome 19, bFalBia1.pri, whole genome shotgun sequence DNA encoding:
- the SETDB1 gene encoding LOW QUALITY PROTEIN: histone-lysine N-methyltransferase SETDB1 (The sequence of the model RefSeq protein was modified relative to this genomic sequence to represent the inferred CDS: inserted 2 bases in 1 codon) codes for the protein MCYSSRVSPAFSHLFVVSVTTEMDSQEIKELQQEVMDELGISMEELQDIIDKELEKFECVKQRKQQLEELEKCVKQKEEEVAHVDRLFDDASRAIDKCEILVKDLYSKLGLQYRESSSEDEDLAAKPTEVIEIPDEDDDDVMSIDSGWKHSNSSSRIAKDQTLLREAMAAMRKSAQDVQRFMDAVNKKTNAQDAQKDAQTPQETSSAVQPVGLAAAGSDLSNDGDLNVGMRILGKKRTKTWHKGTLIAIQTIGVGKKYKVKFDNKGKSLLSGNHIAYDYHPAPEKHYVGSRVVAKYKDGNQVWLYAGIVAETPNVKNKDRFLIFFDDGYASYVKEWELYPVCRPLKKTWEDIEDVSCRDFIEEYITAYPNRPMVLLKNGQLIKTEWEGTWWKSRVEEVDGSLVRILFLDDKRCEWIYRGSTRLEPMFSMKTSTASTQEKKQSGQARTRPNVGAVRSKGPVVQYTQDLTGAGTHYKPLEQMQAASLAAQSVSPQPAEMECTDSQLAQSRKQVAKKSTSFRPGSVGSGQSSPSSPVLSDAPPSGRLSAAPAASAGGGAAQAFHGMMDRVPNEPSYRAPLEKLFYLPHVCSYTCLSRVRPIRSDQYRSKNPLLIPLLYDFRRMTARRRVNRKMGFHVLYKTPCGLCLRTMQEIERYLFETDCDFLFLEMFCLDPYVLVDRKFQPYKPYYYIADITKGKEDVPLSCVNEIDNTPPPQVAYSKERIPGKGVYINTSWEFLVGCDCKDGCRDKSKCACHQLTVQATGCTPGGQINPNAGYQHKRLEECLPTGVYECNKRCKCNVNMCTNRLVQHGLQVRLQLFKTQNKGWGIRCLDDIAKGSFVCIYAGKILTDDFADKEGLEMGDEYFANLDHIESVENFKEGYESDAKCSSDSSGVDLKDEEEENTGTEEQEESNEDSSDDNFCKDEDFSTSSVWRSYATRRQTRGQKENGLSETASKDSGLTRQISHDETAVAASCKLPISEETSKNKVASWLSSNSMSDTFQDNDSTSSFKMSEGGEAKVSKTELPGEREKTCAAAPGELDGESKAPKKDEPEDSSKILGLSDVGRMYGYNPSPPKLEGVRRPMSKTALLQSRRHSLTPQPTTDDVLTLSSSTDSDGENGRAAAGQAQGTTNDSDDIQTISSGSEEEEGDDKKNPSSGSGPVKRQVAVKSTRGFALKSTHGIAIKSTNMAAADKGESAPVHKTTRQFYDGEESCYIIDAKLEGNLGRYLNHSCSPNLFVQNVFVDTHDLRFPWVAFFASKRIRAGTEXTWDYNYEVGSVEGKELLCCCGAIECRGRLL